A portion of the Chryseobacterium tructae genome contains these proteins:
- a CDS encoding class I SAM-dependent methyltransferase: protein MEVNKIEDLNRRFFQMMKTSILEYYSTLAESYDENRFGNSYGKYIDQQERSFLTSFFKDKKYTKVLDLGCGTGRLLNFATHGTDFSENMLNVARQKYPEKILTVGEISGIPFDEEFECIFCFHVIMHQNRKETKAFLDECYQKLGKKGTLIFDYPVKSRKKTISPQETWHAGNSFSISDIAELSKDQWNITNTSGILFFPIHRVPKAIRKFFLPLDNFLCHTFLKKWASYHICVLEKR, encoded by the coding sequence GTGGAAGTCAATAAAATTGAAGATCTTAACCGAAGATTTTTTCAAATGATGAAAACAAGTATTCTGGAATATTACAGCACCCTCGCTGAATCTTACGATGAGAATCGGTTCGGAAACTCTTACGGGAAATATATTGACCAACAGGAAAGGTCTTTTCTGACTTCTTTTTTCAAAGATAAAAAATATACAAAAGTTTTGGATCTAGGCTGTGGAACAGGTCGCCTCTTAAATTTTGCTACCCATGGAACTGATTTCAGCGAAAATATGTTGAATGTTGCCCGTCAAAAGTATCCTGAAAAAATTCTAACTGTGGGCGAAATTTCGGGAATACCTTTTGATGAAGAATTTGAATGCATATTCTGTTTCCACGTTATCATGCACCAAAACCGGAAAGAGACAAAAGCATTCTTAGATGAATGCTATCAGAAATTAGGCAAGAAAGGCACTTTGATATTTGATTATCCTGTAAAAAGCAGAAAAAAAACAATTTCTCCACAGGAAACCTGGCATGCTGGCAATAGTTTTTCAATTTCAGATATTGCAGAGCTTTCAAAAGATCAATGGAATATTACAAATACGTCCGGAATATTATTTTTTCCTATTCACAGAGTCCCTAAAGCCATAAGAAAATTCTTTCTGCCATTGGATAATTTTCTTTGCCACACTTTTCTGAAAAAATGGGCTTCGTATCACATTTGTGTTTTGGAAAAGAGATGA
- a CDS encoding AraC family transcriptional regulator, which yields MQLENIQKFVLVLLYGGLTLLSFTVLINPMRVNKKANFFFGIFILLWSSYWLLDILHFCGISTDSWFVLTLYAIQIFTPIFLFFSVVFFINPNYRFKKSDLICCITPAIYWILLFNMENHPIIRSIVMLIDISHNLPYIALIYFKIRKHQKRIETISSNTENIDLQWLIKLSFLLFITIVITVGYELFNTFVYKMHQHLVMDLLFLFIAYSTLYYVLRQKEIYPVDKNQREELLSIELENDVEETLRKKIIPDEEFDTLKQRLISIMGTGKPYLDGELNLLKLSDLISINAHQLSYLLNTGFQENFFYFVNKYRVEHAKKMLTDQSFHKLSILGIAFESGFNSKTAFNTIFKKMTGMTPSEFRKEQSS from the coding sequence ATGCAACTCGAAAACATTCAGAAGTTTGTACTGGTACTGCTTTATGGAGGATTAACTTTACTCTCCTTTACTGTATTAATTAATCCTATGCGGGTTAATAAAAAGGCTAACTTCTTTTTCGGGATCTTTATATTACTCTGGTCAAGTTACTGGCTTCTTGATATTTTACATTTCTGTGGAATTTCTACGGATTCCTGGTTTGTACTTACGTTGTACGCAATACAAATCTTTACTCCGATCTTTTTATTTTTCAGTGTTGTCTTTTTTATCAATCCTAATTACCGTTTTAAAAAATCTGATCTCATTTGCTGTATTACTCCGGCAATCTATTGGATATTGCTTTTCAACATGGAAAATCATCCGATTATCAGAAGTATTGTAATGCTTATTGATATTTCCCATAACCTCCCCTACATTGCTCTTATTTATTTTAAAATCAGAAAGCATCAAAAGCGGATTGAAACCATTTCTTCAAACACAGAAAATATCGACTTACAATGGCTGATTAAATTAAGTTTTCTACTTTTCATAACTATTGTTATTACAGTTGGCTATGAGCTTTTCAACACTTTTGTCTATAAAATGCATCAGCATTTGGTGATGGATCTGCTGTTTCTTTTTATTGCTTACAGTACTCTTTATTATGTTCTGAGGCAAAAGGAAATCTATCCTGTAGATAAAAATCAGCGTGAAGAACTTCTTTCTATTGAACTGGAAAATGACGTAGAGGAAACATTAAGAAAAAAAATAATCCCCGATGAGGAATTTGACACATTAAAACAAAGATTAATTTCAATAATGGGAACCGGTAAGCCTTATTTGGATGGTGAACTCAATCTCTTGAAACTATCTGATCTTATTTCCATCAATGCCCATCAACTTTCCTATCTTCTCAACACCGGTTTTCAAGAGAACTTTTTCTATTTTGTGAATAAATACAGGGTAGAACATGCCAAAAAAATGCTTACTGATCAATCTTTTCATAAGCTTTCCATCTTAGGAATTGCATTTGAATCCGGTTTCAATTCAAAGACCGCTTTCAATACCATTTTTAAAAAAATGACAGGTATGACTCCTTCCGAATTTAGAAAGGAACAATCTAGCTAG
- a CDS encoding YceI family protein, with the protein MKKLFLSFVFALLSTFSFAQNTWNIDQMHSSVNFTVEHMGISFVQGRFDKFSGNLKTKGNSLENAVFDISIHPESINTGVEMRDKHLKSKDFFAAEEYSEIKFATASISKEKDGSYVFTGKLTIKDVTKEISVPVILGGITKNKEGKEIMGMQAKFSISRFDYGLNYDPTAAGIAKHIEITTYLELVKK; encoded by the coding sequence ATGAAAAAACTATTTTTATCCTTCGTGTTTGCTCTTCTAAGCACTTTCTCTTTTGCACAAAATACTTGGAATATAGACCAGATGCATTCTTCGGTAAATTTTACGGTTGAGCATATGGGAATTAGCTTCGTTCAGGGAAGATTCGATAAATTCAGCGGAAACTTGAAAACAAAAGGCAATAGTCTTGAGAATGCTGTTTTTGATATCAGTATCCATCCTGAAAGTATTAATACAGGAGTGGAGATGAGAGATAAGCATCTTAAAAGTAAAGATTTTTTTGCTGCAGAAGAATATAGTGAGATTAAATTTGCAACAGCTTCTATCTCAAAAGAAAAAGATGGATCCTATGTATTTACAGGTAAACTAACGATTAAAGATGTTACTAAAGAAATTAGTGTTCCTGTGATATTAGGAGGTATTACAAAGAATAAAGAAGGGAAAGAGATTATGGGAATGCAGGCAAAATTCTCTATCAGTCGTTTTGACTATGGGTTGAATTATGACCCTACAGCTGCAGGTATTGCTAAGCATATCGAAATTACTACCTATCTTGAATTGGTTAAAAAATAA
- a CDS encoding CTP synthase has product MSKKNTKYIFVTGGVTSSLGKGIVSASLGLLLKSRGFNVTIQKLDPYINIDPGTLNPYEHGECYVTEDGAETDLDLGHYERYLDAPTSQNNNVTTGKIYQTVIEKERKGDFLGKTVQVIPHITNEIKRRIKILSKQNYDIIITEIGGTVGDIESLPYIETVRQLKWELGEKNSMVIHLTLLPYLASSGELKTKPSQHSVRQLMESGIMADVLVCRTEHKIPKDQRAKLAQFCNVPLENVIECKDMETIYEVPMYLQKQNFDDVVLKELDLKSDKDADLKDWKTFVKKFQNPKRTVEIALVGKYVSLQDSYISIAEAFKHAGADLETEVKVRWVYSGDITEENIKETLKGVNGILVAPGFGDRGIEGKVLTAKYARENKIPMLGICLGMQIMTVEFARNVLGHTKANSVEFDTATPDPVISLMEEQKNVIDKGGTMRLGAWKCALKNGSKLYEIYGSKNISERHRHRYEFNSDYLQEFEKNGFLATGTNPETGLVEALELPGHPFYVGVQYHPEYKSTVATPHPLFRAFIKACETSK; this is encoded by the coding sequence ATGAGTAAAAAGAATACAAAGTACATCTTTGTGACAGGAGGTGTAACTTCATCTTTGGGAAAAGGAATCGTGTCTGCTTCTCTGGGACTATTGCTAAAATCACGCGGTTTTAACGTAACGATCCAAAAACTTGATCCTTATATCAATATTGACCCGGGAACTTTGAATCCTTATGAACACGGAGAGTGTTATGTGACTGAAGATGGTGCGGAGACGGATCTGGATTTAGGTCACTACGAGCGTTACCTTGATGCTCCTACATCCCAAAACAACAACGTTACTACAGGAAAAATCTACCAGACTGTAATTGAAAAAGAAAGAAAAGGAGACTTCCTTGGAAAAACAGTTCAGGTAATTCCTCATATTACTAACGAAATTAAACGTAGAATTAAAATCCTTTCTAAACAAAACTACGATATCATTATTACTGAGATCGGAGGAACAGTAGGGGATATTGAATCTTTACCATACATTGAAACTGTTCGTCAGTTGAAATGGGAATTGGGAGAGAAAAATTCTATGGTAATCCACCTTACCCTATTGCCTTATTTGGCTTCAAGTGGAGAATTAAAGACAAAACCATCTCAGCACTCCGTTCGTCAGTTGATGGAAAGCGGAATTATGGCTGATGTATTGGTTTGTAGAACCGAACACAAAATTCCAAAAGATCAGAGAGCAAAATTGGCTCAGTTCTGTAACGTTCCATTAGAAAACGTTATTGAGTGTAAGGATATGGAAACTATTTATGAGGTTCCAATGTATCTTCAGAAGCAAAACTTTGATGATGTAGTCTTGAAAGAGCTGGATCTGAAAAGTGATAAAGATGCTGATCTTAAAGACTGGAAAACTTTTGTTAAAAAATTCCAGAACCCTAAGAGAACGGTTGAAATTGCTTTGGTTGGAAAATATGTTTCCCTTCAGGACTCTTATATTTCTATTGCTGAAGCATTCAAACATGCAGGAGCTGACCTTGAAACTGAAGTAAAAGTAAGATGGGTGTACAGTGGAGATATTACAGAAGAGAATATCAAAGAAACACTTAAAGGGGTAAATGGTATCCTTGTTGCTCCAGGTTTTGGAGACAGAGGTATCGAAGGAAAAGTTCTTACCGCAAAATATGCAAGAGAAAACAAAATTCCAATGTTGGGAATCTGTTTAGGAATGCAGATTATGACGGTTGAATTTGCAAGAAATGTTTTAGGGCATACAAAAGCAAACTCTGTGGAATTTGATACAGCAACTCCAGATCCTGTAATTTCATTAATGGAAGAACAGAAAAATGTAATAGATAAAGGAGGTACAATGCGTCTTGGAGCTTGGAAATGTGCTTTGAAAAACGGATCTAAGCTATACGAAATCTACGGAAGCAAAAATATTTCTGAAAGACACCGTCACCGTTATGAATTCAACAGTGATTATCTTCAGGAATTTGAAAAGAATGGTTTCCTAGCTACAGGGACAAACCCGGAAACAGGATTGGTAGAAGCACTGGAATTGCCAGGACATCCGTTCTATGTTGGGGTACAATACCACCCGGAATACAAGAGTACGGTAGCTACACCACATCCTTTATTCAGAGCTTTTATTAAAGCTTGTGAAACTTCTAAGTAA
- the yidC gene encoding membrane protein insertase YidC, whose protein sequence is MQQNNGIDKKQMISFAVLCLILFGAMFYFQNKQMKEEELKAQQQKTEQVKNAVKQTQATNINPNVTPNAIQTANLSNKELNVEFSSLGGQVSKVQLSEYKAYNNKTDQADLPLYLINKNNSNYGFQFKDKTGKVINTKDLVFSPTVNGNAVTMTANYNGAVIQFIYTLLPKYTLDFKVRTQGLAAVTSDNKADFIWDYSVRNLEKGRAQEQSHSEFSYAFNNYKDYDYDGRTTMEEEKETLNWIGVKQQFFTSVIEAKNGFTQSKGNQENVEEGEYLKKLNYEGFVQMTGSELNQDFTWYFMPLDLPLLKSYDKNFDEILPLGWSFIGAMNRYFFMWLYAIIAGWGLSAGWVIFAMTIIVKLILSPIMYKQHKLSAMMKVIRPEIDEANAKFKDADPMKKQQATMEIYRKAGVNQMAGCLPALVQIPIFYALFRFFPNFIDLRGQGFWFAKDLTAYDDLIKLPFKVPFLGDHLSIFALACTIVILIYTVMTSGNMQQPQQEGMPNMKVLMYIFPITFLFFLNTSASGLSWYYFVSNAINILIILVIKYVILDEKKIHAQIQANKEKPKTEGKFQKKMREMMEQAQQQQQTQEKGKKK, encoded by the coding sequence ATGCAACAAAACAACGGAATCGATAAGAAGCAGATGATTAGTTTCGCGGTTTTATGCCTGATTCTCTTCGGTGCAATGTTCTATTTCCAGAACAAGCAGATGAAAGAAGAAGAGTTAAAAGCTCAGCAGCAGAAAACGGAACAGGTGAAAAATGCCGTAAAACAAACTCAGGCCACCAATATCAATCCAAATGTAACTCCTAATGCGATTCAGACAGCTAATTTGTCTAACAAAGAACTGAATGTTGAATTCTCAAGCTTAGGAGGACAGGTTTCTAAAGTTCAGCTTTCAGAATACAAAGCATACAATAATAAAACGGATCAGGCTGACCTTCCGCTTTATCTTATCAATAAAAATAATTCAAACTACGGTTTCCAGTTTAAAGACAAAACGGGGAAAGTGATCAATACTAAAGATTTAGTTTTCTCACCTACTGTTAATGGAAATGCTGTAACAATGACGGCTAACTATAATGGAGCTGTTATCCAGTTTATTTATACATTACTTCCAAAATATACTCTTGATTTTAAAGTAAGAACTCAAGGTCTTGCAGCAGTCACTTCTGATAACAAAGCAGACTTTATTTGGGATTATAGTGTAAGAAACCTTGAAAAGGGTAGAGCTCAGGAACAATCTCACTCAGAATTCTCTTATGCTTTCAATAATTATAAAGATTATGATTATGATGGAAGAACCACAATGGAGGAGGAAAAAGAAACTCTTAACTGGATTGGTGTAAAACAGCAGTTCTTTACTTCTGTTATTGAAGCTAAGAATGGATTTACTCAAAGTAAAGGGAATCAGGAGAATGTAGAAGAAGGAGAATATCTGAAGAAATTAAACTATGAAGGTTTTGTTCAGATGACCGGAAGTGAATTAAACCAGGATTTCACATGGTATTTTATGCCATTGGATCTGCCATTATTGAAATCTTACGATAAAAACTTTGATGAGATTCTTCCGTTAGGTTGGTCTTTCATTGGAGCTATGAACCGTTATTTCTTCATGTGGTTATATGCAATTATTGCTGGATGGGGATTATCAGCAGGTTGGGTAATTTTTGCAATGACAATCATCGTAAAATTGATTCTATCACCAATTATGTACAAGCAGCATAAGCTGAGTGCTATGATGAAAGTGATCCGTCCGGAAATTGATGAAGCAAATGCGAAGTTCAAGGATGCTGATCCAATGAAGAAACAGCAGGCTACGATGGAGATCTATAGGAAAGCAGGAGTTAATCAGATGGCAGGATGTTTACCTGCATTGGTGCAGATTCCGATCTTCTATGCGCTATTCCGTTTCTTCCCGAACTTTATTGATTTGAGAGGACAGGGATTCTGGTTTGCAAAAGACTTAACAGCTTATGATGATTTGATTAAATTGCCATTTAAAGTTCCGTTCCTTGGAGATCACTTAAGTATCTTCGCATTGGCTTGTACAATTGTTATCCTGATCTATACAGTAATGACATCAGGAAATATGCAACAGCCACAACAAGAAGGAATGCCAAATATGAAAGTACTAATGTATATCTTCCCGATTACATTCTTATTCTTCTTAAATACATCAGCATCTGGTCTTTCATGGTATTATTTTGTATCGAATGCAATTAACATTCTAATCATTCTTGTGATTAAGTATGTAATTCTGGATGAGAAGAAAATTCATGCTCAGATTCAGGCGAATAAAGAAAAGCCGAAAACGGAAGGTAAATTCCAGAAGAAAATGAGAGAAATGATGGAGCAGGCTCAGCAGCAACAGCAAACTCAAGAAAAAGGCAAAAAGAAATAA
- a CDS encoding ribonuclease HII, translating to MDLIKSWSNIYIEAGCDEVGRGCLSGPVVAAAVILDENFEQNLINDSKQLTFKTRMDLDSYIRDNVKSYSIAELPPSFIDEHNILNASIHAMHCALDKLTITPELILVDGNKFHPYNYIPHQCIIKGDSKVLSIAAASILAKNYRDKLMIELHEEFPEYGWNTNFGYATKKHQNALIKHGPTKHHRQSFRLKYD from the coding sequence ATGGACTTAATAAAAAGCTGGTCAAACATTTACATCGAAGCAGGATGTGATGAAGTAGGAAGAGGGTGTTTAAGTGGACCGGTAGTTGCCGCTGCAGTTATTCTGGATGAAAATTTTGAACAAAATTTAATTAATGACTCCAAACAATTAACATTTAAAACCAGAATGGATTTGGACAGTTACATCAGAGACAATGTAAAAAGCTACTCCATTGCAGAGCTTCCTCCTTCTTTCATAGATGAGCATAATATACTTAATGCCAGCATCCATGCCATGCATTGTGCGTTGGATAAGTTAACCATAACACCGGAACTTATTTTAGTTGATGGAAATAAATTTCACCCCTATAATTACATCCCTCATCAATGTATCATAAAAGGAGATTCAAAAGTTTTATCTATTGCTGCGGCCTCTATTCTTGCTAAAAATTACAGAGACAAATTAATGATCGAGCTTCACGAAGAGTTTCCTGAATATGGATGGAATACCAATTTCGGATATGCCACAAAAAAACATCAGAATGCCCTCATCAAACATGGCCCAACAAAACACCACAGACAGTCTTTCAGATTAAAATATGACTAA
- a CDS encoding TonB-dependent receptor plug domain-containing protein, with amino-acid sequence MKKLTTSVLIVALSASFFNVNAQKKGKDTLTTQNIGEIVVTGALGIKKKQDAITASTALVKTEELTKAGNPNAVQALTGKVSGLYINVPNSSVNGQATINLRGQRSLTGDNGAFIVIDGAPSTATIFQQLPPDVIESVNVFKGQQGAALYGERGSNGVIVVTTKKGTKSEKIQFTLTSNIDASSVYKLPIVQDKYGQGAPGGDFTPGFPEMGGTTWIPYENTSWGPLYSDPLIAGKDLIIGTPDANGQFVMGKYAPRKNHFADFFKTGLLYQNGLTMNVGGGDSYAFLSINRTQNDFIVDKDRLNRNNILFKAGKKLGKLRVDGTFNLIDQQTSETSSDTYYNLLQMPTNVDIRAFSKPDAEHYFTTYADNPYWTIDNVRYNNKSTTFSGIINLEYTFNEHISLSYLGNVLSISALGESYNNGWRFGKIFPKTNTAYDGTSFLTYQHSNIESNYFKSVSRRFNYYGDIMLNFNYKLTDDLGLKLNVGNNVRDDSFTVTTVGGTNLQIPGFYHINNVGNPTSFSELQNTQSRVRTIAGFANLDLAFRDYLFLNSTIRVEKSSVLSTRDTFTQELTNKPYTYYSAGLSFIPTKAFEALKGGVLNYAKITASYTSVGSTNAISPYATDEVTGLIPTGFPMNNASYLINRNPTNPRIKPEFTSTQEASIQLGFFEDRITMGGSVFRSGVTDLITNSSIANSAGISTLRDNIGDAVNKGIELDLGFTPIRTQDFEWNIRGSYSSYTSK; translated from the coding sequence ATGAAGAAATTAACAACGAGTGTTCTGATTGTTGCACTCTCTGCTTCTTTTTTTAATGTAAACGCCCAGAAAAAAGGGAAAGACACATTAACTACACAGAATATTGGAGAGATTGTAGTAACGGGAGCATTGGGGATTAAGAAAAAACAAGACGCTATTACAGCAAGTACAGCCCTTGTAAAAACTGAAGAACTTACGAAAGCAGGTAACCCGAATGCTGTTCAGGCATTAACCGGTAAAGTATCTGGTCTTTATATTAACGTTCCTAATAGTTCTGTAAATGGACAGGCAACGATTAACTTAAGAGGACAGAGATCTTTAACAGGAGATAACGGTGCATTTATCGTTATTGATGGAGCGCCTTCTACGGCTACTATTTTCCAGCAGTTGCCTCCTGATGTTATTGAGAGTGTTAACGTGTTTAAAGGACAGCAAGGAGCTGCATTATACGGTGAAAGAGGATCAAACGGTGTAATTGTTGTTACAACGAAGAAGGGAACAAAATCTGAAAAAATTCAGTTTACCTTAACTTCAAACATAGATGCTTCTTCTGTGTATAAGTTACCTATTGTTCAGGATAAATATGGTCAGGGAGCTCCTGGAGGAGATTTTACACCAGGATTTCCAGAAATGGGTGGTACTACATGGATTCCTTATGAGAATACATCATGGGGTCCACTTTATTCAGATCCACTTATAGCCGGGAAGGACTTGATTATTGGAACACCTGATGCAAATGGACAGTTTGTGATGGGGAAATATGCTCCTAGAAAAAATCATTTTGCTGATTTCTTCAAGACAGGACTATTGTATCAAAATGGCTTGACTATGAATGTGGGTGGAGGTGATTCTTATGCATTCTTATCAATCAACAGAACTCAAAATGATTTCATTGTAGATAAAGACAGGTTAAACAGAAACAATATTTTGTTTAAGGCTGGTAAGAAATTAGGAAAATTGAGAGTAGATGGTACTTTCAATTTAATTGATCAGCAAACTTCTGAAACAAGCTCAGATACTTATTATAACTTGCTTCAAATGCCTACAAATGTCGATATCAGAGCTTTTTCGAAACCTGATGCAGAACATTATTTTACAACATATGCGGATAATCCTTATTGGACGATAGATAACGTAAGATATAATAATAAAAGTACTACATTCAGTGGGATTATAAACCTTGAATATACATTTAACGAGCATATTAGCTTATCCTATTTAGGGAATGTATTAAGCATTTCTGCATTAGGTGAAAGTTATAACAATGGCTGGAGATTTGGTAAAATATTTCCCAAAACAAATACAGCATATGATGGAACATCATTTCTGACCTATCAACATAGTAATATTGAATCGAATTATTTTAAAAGTGTAAGCAGAAGATTCAATTACTATGGGGATATCATGTTGAATTTTAATTATAAGCTTACGGATGATTTAGGATTGAAATTGAACGTAGGAAATAACGTGAGAGATGATTCATTTACAGTGACTACTGTGGGAGGAACTAATCTTCAGATTCCAGGTTTTTATCATATCAATAATGTTGGAAATCCTACATCGTTTTCTGAACTTCAGAATACACAGTCTCGTGTAAGAACTATTGCAGGTTTTGCCAATTTAGATTTAGCTTTCAGAGATTATTTATTTTTAAACTCAACAATTCGAGTTGAAAAAAGTTCGGTATTATCTACACGTGATACTTTTACTCAAGAGCTTACTAATAAGCCTTATACCTATTATTCAGCGGGTCTTTCATTTATACCAACTAAAGCTTTTGAGGCATTGAAGGGAGGGGTCTTGAACTACGCAAAAATTACAGCTTCTTATACAAGCGTAGGAAGTACAAATGCAATTTCCCCTTATGCGACAGATGAGGTAACTGGATTAATTCCGACCGGATTTCCAATGAACAATGCATCATATTTAATTAATAGAAACCCTACGAACCCTCGTATTAAGCCAGAATTTACCTCTACTCAGGAAGCTTCAATACAGTTAGGATTCTTTGAAGATAGAATTACTATGGGCGGGTCAGTGTTTAGATCTGGAGTTACTGATTTGATTACGAATTCTTCTATTGCTAATAGTGCTGGTATTAGTACTTTAAGAGATAATATTGGTGATGCTGTTAATAAAGGGATTGAATTGGATCTTGGGTTTACTCCGATAAGAACACAAGATTTCGAATGGAATATCAGAGGTTCATATAGTAGTTATACATCTAAGTAA
- a CDS encoding SusD/RagB family nutrient-binding outer membrane lipoprotein has translation MKKINKIKLIMPLAALALSLSAVSCNDYLDINESPNAGHIENVLPSQVIPGAINELFIAQGSEVGGRAASMMTFGNVMMNNWATDVYNVGGVYNAEYTLGAVNDSFYSGIWNRIYLYAANLKLVEDYPNADHAQDNYVAIAKIVKAFYMQYIVDLYGDAPYKEAFLRSSNLTPKYDDDKDIYMALIADLEAANVLLALKHPDAKVATTDPIYAGNTDKWIAFSNTIKLRMLLRMSNVTGDMAAYRDQKLATLAGAPFVKDNVLNNPGYSSANNGTMNPFLSYKYTATGSPSLSYICASEHIANCLNGNLMNSTEPYYTKFSGIIDPRRFRLFTSVTYNGVAQVKGIRQGANAGQPGAPTDNKSLSVLASGNFVGSTTVATVADVIKAGNARGGVVMSLAESEFLQAEAAVRYPSLFGNPQGHFDAGIDASGKWVGATDTGMIAYKAAIATKVGLGFTGSTNQQIEAIMTQKWLALTNVSPMETFLDYNRTGYPVTPMAVTSSQANRPLRLFYPTSEYGSNANNVPKLTTAQMFNKNATTPFWNQN, from the coding sequence ATGAAAAAGATAAATAAAATCAAATTAATTATGCCCTTAGCGGCTTTGGCATTAAGCTTAAGTGCTGTGTCATGTAATGATTACCTGGATATTAATGAAAGTCCAAATGCAGGGCATATTGAAAATGTTTTACCATCTCAGGTTATTCCGGGTGCTATCAATGAATTATTCATTGCACAAGGAAGTGAAGTTGGAGGTCGTGCAGCTTCCATGATGACTTTTGGAAATGTAATGATGAATAACTGGGCTACAGATGTTTATAATGTTGGTGGGGTGTATAATGCAGAATATACCTTAGGAGCTGTAAATGATAGTTTTTATAGTGGTATTTGGAATAGGATTTATTTGTATGCTGCTAACCTTAAGCTAGTGGAAGATTATCCTAATGCAGATCATGCTCAGGATAATTACGTTGCAATTGCTAAGATTGTAAAAGCTTTCTATATGCAGTATATTGTTGATTTATATGGAGATGCTCCTTATAAAGAAGCTTTTTTACGCTCTTCTAATCTTACTCCAAAATATGATGATGATAAGGATATTTATATGGCTTTGATTGCAGATTTGGAAGCGGCAAATGTTTTGCTTGCCTTGAAACATCCTGATGCTAAAGTGGCTACTACTGATCCAATCTATGCAGGAAATACGGATAAATGGATTGCTTTTTCAAATACTATTAAGTTAAGAATGCTGTTAAGAATGTCTAATGTGACAGGAGATATGGCAGCTTACAGAGACCAAAAACTGGCTACTCTGGCTGGAGCCCCATTTGTTAAAGATAATGTTCTCAACAATCCAGGATATTCTTCAGCAAATAATGGAACGATGAATCCTTTTTTGTCTTATAAATATACTGCTACAGGTTCTCCTTCTTTGTCTTACATCTGTGCTTCTGAGCATATTGCGAATTGTTTGAATGGGAATTTGATGAACTCTACAGAGCCTTACTACACTAAATTTAGTGGAATTATTGATCCTAGAAGGTTTAGATTATTTACTTCTGTAACATATAATGGCGTTGCGCAAGTGAAAGGTATCAGACAGGGAGCTAATGCTGGGCAGCCAGGCGCACCAACTGATAATAAATCTTTATCTGTTTTAGCATCTGGTAATTTTGTTGGATCTACAACGGTAGCTACTGTTGCAGATGTTATTAAAGCTGGAAATGCCAGAGGAGGAGTTGTAATGTCCTTGGCTGAGAGTGAGTTTTTACAAGCTGAGGCTGCTGTGAGATATCCATCTTTGTTTGGGAATCCTCAAGGACATTTCGATGCAGGAATTGATGCATCAGGTAAATGGGTTGGAGCTACTGATACAGGAATGATTGCTTATAAAGCTGCGATTGCTACAAAAGTTGGCCTTGGCTTTACAGGTTCTACTAATCAGCAAATTGAAGCTATTATGACTCAAAAATGGTTAGCATTAACTAATGTTAGCCCTATGGAAACGTTTCTTGACTACAACAGAACAGGATATCCTGTAACGCCAATGGCTGTAACGAGTTCACAAGCAAACAGACCATTGAGATTATTTTATCCTACTTCTGAATATGGTTCAAACGCTAATAATGTACCTAAGCTAACTACAGCTCAGATGTTTAATAAGAATGCAACGACTCCTTTCTGGAATCAAAACTAA